The Zingiber officinale cultivar Zhangliang chromosome 10A, Zo_v1.1, whole genome shotgun sequence genome contains a region encoding:
- the LOC122027855 gene encoding anamorsin homolog: MAGKSSALLLTDDVALDLAVVLSAIRDIGVEAISEDEVAVITQCETLEGKLSNESSSFDVVVLASKKYQLIGEQWLQEIGRVLKPGGTLLLQAIAVFDISEKTSSTLERKLLMQGFVEVQPLEMNHFLSVGDSRSISIKAKKASWTTGSSFPLKKAMNTSVPKIIVNNESDLIDEDSLLTDEDLKKPQLPIIGDCEVGSTRKACKNCTCGRADSEAKVQKLELTAEQISNPQSACGNCGLGDAFRCSGCPYKGLSPFKLGEKVSLSGNFLAADI, encoded by the exons ATGGCGGGGAAGAGCAGCGCGCTTCTCCTCACTGACGATGTGGCTCTGGATCTTGCTGTGGTCTTATCTGCGATCAGGGACATAGGAGTTGAGGCGATCTCGGAAGATGAGGTGGCTGTTATTACCCAATGCGAAACACTTG AAGGGAAATTGTCCAATGAATCTTCATCTTTTGATGTGGTTGTTCTTGCTTCGAAAAAGTATCAGCTGATTGGAGAGCAGTGGCTTCAAGAGATTGGCCGGGTGCTTAAGCCTGGTGGCACGCTCCTATTACAGGCAATTGCAGTTTTTGATATATCAGAAAAG ACAAGTTCAACATTGGAGCGTAAACTGCTCATGCAAGGTTTCGTTGAAGTGCAGCCACTAGAAATGAATCATTTCCTCTCAGTTGGAGATTCTCGATCTATTAGT ATTAAGGCTAAGAAGGCCTCTTGGACTACTGGTTCATCATTTCCCTTGAAGAAAGCCATGAATACTTCAGTACCAAAAATTATTGTCAATAATGAATCAGATTTGATTGATGAAGATAGCCTCTTAACTGATGAAGATTTGAAGAAACCGCAGCTGCCTATAA TTGGGGACTGCGAGGTCGGAAGCACGAGGAAGGCTTGCAAGAACTGTACTTGTGGCAGGGCTGACTCAGAAGCGAAAGTTCAGAAACTAGAGCTAACTGCAGAGCAGATAAGCAATCCTCAATCTGCCTGTGGCAAT TGTGGACTTGGGGATGCATTCCGGTGCAGTGGATGCCCTTACAAAGGCCTATCCCCTTTCAAGTTGGGcgaaaag GTTTCTTTGTCTGGAAATTTTCTGGCTGCTGATATATGA